A genomic stretch from Photobacterium atrarenae includes:
- a CDS encoding D-2-hydroxyacid dehydrogenase has translation MEQIVFLDRDTIPGHICLPEPQFAHQWQAYPATAPDQVLPRLQDATIAITNKVVLDADTLRRLPQLKMIAIAATGTNNVDLDYCRAHGIVVSNIRGYATDSVPEHVVAMMFALRRNLMGYHQDIERGVWQDKGQFCFFTHPIGDIRGATLGIIGSGSLGQAVANLGRALGMTVLLAERKGRPDCRDGYTPFEDVLTRGDVLTLHCPLSDETRNLIGPDELAAMKSSAILINTGRGGLVDESALVDALTQGSIAGAGVDVFTEEPAPSDNPLLLHSHLPNLLLSPHVAWGSDSAIQTLANQLIDNLNGFVAGQPQNQL, from the coding sequence ATGGAACAGATTGTCTTTCTCGACCGGGATACCATTCCCGGCCACATATGCCTGCCCGAGCCGCAGTTCGCGCACCAGTGGCAGGCCTACCCGGCCACCGCGCCGGACCAGGTGCTGCCGCGCCTGCAAGACGCCACCATAGCAATCACCAATAAGGTGGTGCTCGATGCCGATACCCTGCGCCGATTACCGCAGCTCAAGATGATCGCCATTGCCGCCACCGGCACCAACAACGTCGATCTCGACTACTGCCGGGCCCACGGGATTGTGGTCAGCAATATTCGCGGTTATGCCACCGACTCGGTCCCGGAGCATGTCGTTGCCATGATGTTTGCCCTGCGCCGCAACCTGATGGGCTATCACCAGGATATTGAACGGGGGGTATGGCAGGACAAAGGGCAATTTTGTTTCTTCACCCATCCGATTGGTGATATTCGTGGCGCGACCCTGGGGATCATCGGCAGCGGCAGCCTGGGCCAGGCGGTGGCCAACCTGGGTCGGGCGCTGGGCATGACGGTGCTGCTGGCCGAGCGCAAAGGTCGGCCGGATTGTCGTGACGGCTATACACCGTTTGAGGATGTGCTCACCCGAGGCGATGTGCTGACGCTGCACTGCCCGCTCAGTGACGAGACCCGCAACCTGATCGGCCCGGATGAGCTGGCGGCTATGAAATCGAGCGCGATTTTGATCAACACCGGCCGCGGCGGTCTGGTCGATGAAAGCGCTTTAGTGGACGCTTTAACCCAGGGATCGATTGCCGGGGCCGGAGTCGATGTGTTTACCGAGGAGCCCGCCCCGAGTGACAACCCGCTGCTGCTCCACAGCCACTTGCCCAATCTGCTCCTGAGCCCGCATGTCGCCTGGGGCTCAGACTCGGCCATCCAAACGCTGGCAAACCAGCTGATTGACAACCTCAACGGCTTTGTCGCCGGCCAGCCGCAAAATCAGCTGTAA
- the pdxA gene encoding 4-hydroxythreonine-4-phosphate dehydrogenase PdxA, which translates to MTQVKRIAITPGEPAGIGPDLVIALAQEDWPHELVICANAQLMVERAAQLGLPLEIMNYDPAQPPRPHKAGTLVVADHALAAQVQAGALNEQNGHYVLDTLARAADGNISGEFAAVVTGPVHKGVINRAGVSFSGHTEFFAHKANSSQVVMMLATEGLRVALVTTHIPLAYVSKAITEERLQQVIRILHDDLVNKFGIAEPKIYVCGLNPHAGEDGCLGMEEIEVISPALEKLRQEEGMNLIGPLPADTIFQEKYLADADTVLAMYHDQGLPVLKFKGFGKSVNITLGLPFIRTSVDHGTALELAGTGQADTGSLRTALSHALELVEKQT; encoded by the coding sequence ATGACCCAAGTTAAACGCATCGCGATCACGCCCGGCGAGCCTGCCGGGATTGGTCCGGATCTGGTGATCGCCCTGGCCCAGGAAGACTGGCCGCATGAGCTGGTGATTTGTGCAAATGCCCAGCTTATGGTAGAACGTGCGGCCCAGCTGGGACTTCCGCTGGAAATCATGAACTATGATCCGGCACAACCGCCCCGCCCCCACAAGGCAGGAACCCTGGTGGTCGCCGATCATGCCCTGGCGGCCCAGGTCCAGGCCGGGGCGCTGAACGAGCAGAACGGCCACTATGTGTTAGACACCCTGGCCCGGGCAGCCGACGGCAACATCAGCGGCGAGTTCGCCGCCGTGGTCACCGGCCCGGTGCACAAAGGGGTGATCAACCGTGCCGGCGTCTCGTTCAGCGGGCATACGGAATTTTTTGCCCATAAAGCCAACTCCTCCCAGGTGGTGATGATGCTGGCGACCGAAGGGTTGCGTGTGGCTTTAGTGACCACACATATCCCGTTGGCCTATGTCTCCAAAGCCATCACCGAGGAGCGGCTCCAGCAGGTGATCCGGATTTTGCATGACGATCTGGTCAACAAATTCGGCATCGCCGAGCCGAAAATATACGTCTGCGGGCTCAACCCGCATGCCGGCGAAGACGGCTGTCTGGGGATGGAAGAGATCGAAGTAATTTCTCCTGCCCTGGAAAAGCTTCGTCAGGAAGAAGGGATGAATTTGATTGGCCCGTTGCCGGCCGATACCATCTTCCAGGAAAAATATCTTGCCGATGCCGATACGGTGTTGGCGATGTATCACGATCAAGGGCTGCCCGTGCTGAAATTCAAAGGTTTTGGCAAATCGGTCAATATCACGCTCGGCTTGCCCTTTATCAGAACTTCAGTAGATCATGGTACCGCACTGGAACTTGCCGGTACCGGACAGGCGGACACCGGTAGCCTTCGGACAGCGCTATCGCACGCCCTTGAATTGGTAGAAAAACAAACATGA
- the apaG gene encoding Co2+/Mg2+ efflux protein ApaG — protein MTSKAIPTIKCRVVTHYLEEQSEPENQRYVFSYTITICNLGSGPAQLLKRHWQITDANGKTLIVDGEGVVGEQPNIAAHEEYTYTSGTIIETPLGVMQGHYVMVNEQGEHFKADIAPFRLSVPNILH, from the coding sequence GTGACATCCAAGGCGATCCCGACCATCAAATGCAGAGTGGTCACGCACTACCTCGAAGAGCAATCCGAGCCTGAAAACCAGCGCTATGTGTTCTCTTACACTATCACGATTTGCAACCTGGGGAGCGGTCCGGCTCAGTTGCTCAAGCGCCACTGGCAGATCACCGATGCCAACGGCAAAACCCTGATCGTCGACGGCGAAGGGGTGGTCGGCGAACAGCCGAACATTGCCGCGCATGAAGAGTACACCTATACCAGCGGCACCATTATCGAAACCCCACTCGGGGTGATGCAGGGCCACTACGTTATGGTCAATGAGCAGGGTGAGCACTTTAAAGCCGATATTGCGCCGTTCCGGCTGTCTGTTCCCAACATTCTCCACTGA
- a CDS encoding threonine/serine exporter family protein, with protein sequence MTMLAFLLALLNDMFFAMIPAVGFALVFNVPHKALKYCAIGGALGHGSRFVLMHWGVPIEWATLGAATLVGMIGVHWSHRFLAHPKVFTVAAMIPMVPGVFAFKAMIALVEINHRGFSPELWTLLLENVIKAVFIVAALAIGLAMPGLLFYRRRPVV encoded by the coding sequence ATGACGATGTTGGCGTTTTTGCTGGCGCTGCTCAATGATATGTTCTTTGCCATGATCCCGGCGGTCGGTTTTGCCCTGGTGTTTAATGTGCCGCATAAAGCCCTGAAGTATTGCGCGATTGGCGGTGCGCTGGGCCATGGCAGCCGGTTTGTCCTGATGCACTGGGGCGTGCCGATTGAATGGGCAACGCTCGGTGCCGCGACGCTGGTGGGGATGATTGGGGTGCACTGGTCACACCGTTTTCTCGCCCACCCCAAAGTATTCACCGTGGCAGCAATGATCCCCATGGTACCCGGGGTATTTGCGTTCAAGGCGATGATTGCGCTGGTGGAGATCAACCATCGCGGATTCAGTCCCGAGCTGTGGACCCTGTTGCTGGAGAATGTTATCAAGGCCGTATTTATTGTTGCTGCCCTGGCGATTGGGCTGGCAATGCCGGGCCTATTGTTTTATCGTCGCCGCCCAGTGGTCTAG
- the apaH gene encoding bis(5'-nucleosyl)-tetraphosphatase (symmetrical) ApaH, producing MATYLVGDIQGCLDDLYVLLEQANFNPQYDELWLTGDLVARGPKSLETLRFVKSLGKQATVVLGNHDLHLLAAAHGLAKVKKRDQVQPILDAPDRDELLDWLRHQPLLAEHPEHPFVMAHAGISPQWDLAIARREAREVEHCLQSRDFLWLLENMYGDGPDFWQPELSGISKYRYTINALTRMRFCHPDGRLDMACKLSPDDPATGDLKPWFSLPRQKPLGKTVIFGHWAALMGHQDQQVVGLDTGCVWGNSMTLLRWEDSARFETACPAYA from the coding sequence ATGGCGACTTATCTGGTCGGTGACATTCAGGGCTGCTTGGACGATCTGTATGTGCTGCTCGAGCAAGCCAACTTCAATCCACAATACGATGAGCTCTGGCTGACCGGCGATCTGGTCGCCCGTGGCCCGAAATCTCTCGAAACCCTGCGCTTTGTCAAAAGCTTAGGGAAACAAGCCACAGTGGTGCTGGGCAATCACGATCTGCACCTGCTGGCCGCAGCCCACGGGCTGGCCAAAGTCAAAAAGCGCGATCAGGTACAGCCGATCCTCGATGCCCCGGATCGCGACGAGCTGCTGGACTGGCTGCGCCACCAGCCACTGCTGGCCGAACATCCCGAGCACCCGTTTGTGATGGCCCATGCCGGGATCTCCCCGCAATGGGATCTGGCCATCGCCCGCCGCGAGGCCCGTGAGGTGGAGCATTGCCTGCAAAGCCGCGATTTCCTCTGGCTGCTGGAGAATATGTACGGCGACGGCCCGGACTTCTGGCAACCGGAGCTAAGCGGGATTTCGAAATACCGCTATACCATCAATGCCCTGACCCGGATGCGCTTTTGTCACCCGGATGGCCGGCTGGATATGGCCTGCAAGCTATCGCCGGATGATCCGGCCACAGGCGATCTCAAGCCCTGGTTCAGCCTGCCGCGTCAGAAGCCACTGGGCAAGACGGTGATTTTCGGTCACTGGGCCGCCCTGATGGGGCACCAGGATCAACAGGTGGTTGGCCTGGATACCGGTTGCGTCTGGGGCAACAGCATGACCCTGCTGCGTTGGGAGGACAGCGCCCGGTTTGAAACAGCCTGTCCGGCGTATGCCTAA
- the rsmA gene encoding 16S rRNA (adenine(1518)-N(6)/adenine(1519)-N(6))-dimethyltransferase RsmA: MSSDQVHLGHRARKRFGQNFLNDPYIIDGIVSAINPRPGQNLVEIGPGLGAITEPVGKQVDKFSVIELDRDLAERLRNHPDLGSKLTIYEGDAMRFDFTQLIKENNKLRIFGNLPYNISTPLMFHLFSFHKHVQDMHFMLQKEVVNRLAAGPGSKAYGRLTVMAQYYCKVTPVLEVPPSAFKPAPKVDSAVVRLMPYETLPHPCTSLKWLDRVCREGFNQRRKTIRNCYKSLMTAEQLEALGINPGMRPENLALEQFVAMANWLDANHQPS, from the coding sequence ATGAGCAGCGATCAGGTCCATCTCGGCCACCGCGCCCGTAAGCGCTTTGGTCAGAACTTTTTGAACGACCCCTATATCATCGACGGCATTGTCTCGGCCATTAACCCGAGACCGGGCCAGAACCTGGTGGAAATCGGCCCGGGCCTGGGCGCGATCACCGAGCCGGTCGGCAAACAGGTCGATAAATTCTCGGTCATCGAACTGGACCGGGATCTGGCCGAGCGCCTGCGCAACCATCCGGACCTAGGCAGCAAGCTGACCATTTATGAAGGCGATGCCATGCGCTTCGACTTCACCCAACTGATCAAAGAAAACAACAAGCTGCGAATTTTCGGCAACCTGCCATACAATATTTCGACACCGCTGATGTTCCACCTGTTCAGTTTCCATAAGCACGTGCAGGACATGCACTTCATGCTGCAAAAAGAAGTGGTCAACCGCCTGGCTGCCGGGCCGGGCAGCAAAGCCTACGGCCGCCTGACCGTGATGGCGCAGTACTACTGTAAAGTCACCCCGGTACTGGAAGTGCCGCCATCAGCCTTCAAGCCGGCACCGAAAGTCGACTCTGCGGTCGTGCGCCTGATGCCGTATGAAACCCTGCCGCATCCGTGCACCAGCCTGAAATGGCTCGACCGGGTCTGTCGCGAAGGGTTTAACCAGCGTCGTAAGACCATCCGTAACTGCTACAAGTCGCTGATGACGGCCGAGCAATTGGAAGCGCTGGGGATCAACCCGGGCATGCGCCCGGAAAACCTGGCCCTGGAGCAATTTGTTGCGATGGCCAACTGGCTGGATGCCAACCATCAGCCATCCTAA
- the rluA gene encoding bifunctional tRNA pseudouridine(32) synthase/23S rRNA pseudouridine(746) synthase RluA — protein sequence MKPLPILDYNPPTDPWLDVRYQDQDIIVLNKPSGLLSTPGRDPRHHDSVYARVMATYSGAFLVHRLDMATSGLILLALTKAAERQLHHQFRERETEKVYYARVWGTLEHDEGTVELPLICDWPNRPRQKVCFETGKPSVTRYQVLVREEGTTLVRLRPVTGRSHQLRVHMQALGHPILGDGFYAHEQAQALAPRLQLHAAELTFRHPISGQPMHQFAPCDFYPDAPTCTLPYPVGSGA from the coding sequence ATGAAACCACTGCCGATACTGGACTACAACCCGCCGACCGATCCCTGGCTCGATGTGCGCTATCAAGATCAGGACATCATTGTCCTCAACAAGCCTTCCGGCCTGTTGTCGACCCCAGGTCGGGATCCGCGCCATCACGACAGTGTCTATGCCCGGGTGATGGCAACCTATTCCGGGGCGTTTCTGGTCCACCGGCTCGATATGGCCACATCTGGTTTGATCCTGCTGGCGCTGACCAAAGCGGCCGAACGCCAACTCCATCACCAGTTCCGCGAGCGCGAAACGGAAAAAGTCTACTATGCCCGGGTCTGGGGCACCCTCGAGCACGATGAAGGTACCGTCGAGCTGCCGCTGATCTGCGACTGGCCCAATCGCCCGCGGCAGAAAGTCTGCTTTGAAACCGGCAAACCCTCCGTCACCCGCTACCAGGTCCTGGTCCGGGAAGAAGGCACTACCCTGGTCCGCCTGCGCCCGGTCACCGGTCGCTCGCACCAGCTTCGGGTTCACATGCAGGCCCTCGGCCACCCGATCCTCGGCGATGGTTTTTACGCCCATGAGCAGGCACAGGCTCTGGCGCCGCGGTTACAACTTCATGCCGCTGAGCTGACTTTCCGCCATCCGATCAGCGGCCAGCCGATGCACCAGTTTGCCCCGTGCGACTTCTATCCGGACGCCCCAACCTGTACCTTGCCCTATCCTGTCGGCTCCGGGGCATAA
- the folA gene encoding type 3 dihydrofolate reductase, translated as MKISMIAAMAHDRVIGKDNAMPWHLPADFAWFKQATLGKPVVMGRKTFESIGRPLPGRHNIVISRNPDFQADGVTVVADIAAAKAAAGAVDELMIIGGGTIYTACLAQANRLYLTFIDTEVAGDTRFPDWGEGWQEVHRQAYAADEKNAHDMQFVILERSSGA; from the coding sequence ATGAAGATCAGTATGATCGCCGCGATGGCGCACGACCGGGTGATTGGCAAGGATAATGCGATGCCCTGGCACCTGCCTGCCGACTTTGCCTGGTTCAAGCAGGCAACCCTAGGCAAGCCGGTGGTCATGGGGCGCAAGACGTTTGAGTCGATCGGCCGGCCATTGCCGGGACGGCATAATATCGTGATCAGCCGCAATCCGGATTTTCAGGCCGACGGGGTGACTGTGGTGGCCGATATTGCCGCGGCCAAGGCGGCTGCCGGCGCTGTCGATGAGCTGATGATCATTGGCGGCGGGACCATCTATACGGCGTGCCTGGCGCAAGCCAATCGCCTCTACCTGACGTTTATTGACACCGAAGTGGCGGGCGATACCCGTTTCCCGGACTGGGGTGAAGGCTGGCAGGAAGTGCACAGGCAAGCCTATGCCGCTGATGAGAAAAATGCCCATGATATGCAGTTTGTGATCCTGGAGCGCTCAAGCGGGGCTTGA
- the lptD gene encoding LPS assembly protein LptD, translated as MSLTSRSLLATMISLALYGPAMASETPALSEDVNDESAAVNDTTDHLEIVRGTCVAPQDKPADPNNEPITVSADTAEAQPNRKVTYSGDVVLQQGHRTVAADSATLHQPENVVTAEGNVYFHDGSIEVYADRIQSNLDTEDSEMNNAVYNMTCEAGRGEAERVTKNGISYYRLKNGTYTTCPPGDKSWQFTATSIEREADSPFADLYNARFEVADVPVFYMPYLRVPVGDERLTGFLYPSVSYGSRDGFELETPFYWNIAPNYDMTITPKYMSNRGLQLNTEFRYLTEAGSGRLRGEYLGDDQESPDGDPRWGYNWSHNGMYDKHWLFEVDYSKVSDVNYFADIDSNIGEREDNNLLQTGEVSYRDRYWDSTLRVRNFQPLTPGVSSNYKLLPQLAFNYYRPDMPYGLDFKLHSHISRFENDADDKPSADRVHLEPTLTLPYATPWWSLTSEAKLMYTYYNQEFNANVDELASLEENASRTVPSGRIHSGLYFERDTLLWGEDYTQSLEPQVQYLYVKDVEQQDIYSGYDTTLLQTDYYGLFRDRRYSSVDRIAAANQFTVGATTRFFDSEFIERFNLSFGQIFYLNDSGRNLDEDGESSPNYSASAFESDFNYEDWLFFHGSLQYDASEDVMQFANAAVEYRQDDVFSQVNYRYVSKDYIQQSLPDNDQIDNYTEEGISQLGFSTGFPVYGSLSLRGDYYHDLTENQMLEGQITLNYRSACWMISLGYNEYMKSRSNVNTQSAEYEQNFSISFSLIGLAGATPASLSSADGGNAIAYGRPFYLNN; from the coding sequence ATGTCATTAACTTCCCGCAGCTTACTGGCCACCATGATCAGCCTTGCGCTCTATGGTCCGGCCATGGCTTCCGAGACCCCTGCCCTGAGCGAAGATGTCAATGACGAGTCTGCGGCTGTCAATGACACAACCGATCATCTGGAGATAGTCCGGGGGACCTGTGTCGCGCCTCAGGATAAACCGGCTGATCCGAATAACGAGCCGATTACCGTCAGTGCCGATACCGCAGAAGCACAGCCGAACCGCAAAGTCACCTATTCCGGGGATGTGGTGCTGCAACAAGGACACCGTACCGTTGCTGCGGATTCGGCAACCCTGCACCAGCCGGAGAATGTAGTCACCGCAGAAGGCAACGTTTACTTCCATGACGGCTCGATTGAAGTCTATGCCGATCGCATCCAGAGCAACCTCGACACCGAGGACTCCGAGATGAACAACGCCGTCTATAACATGACCTGTGAAGCCGGCCGGGGTGAAGCCGAGCGGGTCACCAAAAACGGCATTTCTTACTACCGGCTGAAAAACGGCACCTATACCACTTGTCCGCCGGGGGACAAGAGCTGGCAGTTCACGGCGACCAGCATTGAGCGCGAGGCCGACTCTCCGTTTGCCGATCTCTACAACGCCCGCTTTGAGGTCGCCGATGTCCCGGTGTTTTACATGCCGTACCTGCGGGTGCCTGTCGGGGATGAACGCCTGACCGGTTTCCTGTATCCATCCGTCAGCTATGGCTCCCGGGACGGGTTTGAGCTCGAAACACCGTTTTACTGGAACATCGCGCCCAACTACGACATGACCATCACCCCCAAGTACATGAGCAACCGCGGCTTGCAGCTCAATACCGAGTTCCGCTACCTGACCGAAGCGGGTAGCGGCCGGTTGCGCGGGGAGTACCTGGGGGATGATCAGGAGTCGCCCGACGGCGATCCGCGCTGGGGCTATAACTGGTCCCACAACGGCATGTACGATAAACACTGGCTGTTTGAAGTCGACTACAGCAAGGTCAGTGACGTGAACTACTTTGCCGATATCGATTCCAACATCGGGGAGCGGGAAGACAACAACCTGCTCCAAACCGGGGAAGTCTCCTACCGGGACCGCTACTGGGATTCGACGCTTCGGGTGCGGAACTTCCAGCCGCTGACGCCGGGGGTATCATCGAACTACAAGCTGCTACCGCAGCTGGCGTTCAACTACTACCGCCCGGATATGCCGTACGGTCTTGATTTTAAACTGCACAGCCATATCAGCCGGTTTGAAAATGACGCCGATGATAAGCCTTCTGCCGACCGGGTTCACCTCGAGCCGACACTGACCTTACCGTACGCAACCCCGTGGTGGTCGCTCACCTCCGAGGCAAAACTGATGTATACCTATTACAATCAGGAATTTAATGCCAATGTAGACGAGCTGGCCTCGCTTGAAGAGAACGCATCGCGAACCGTGCCGAGCGGCCGGATCCACAGCGGGCTGTACTTCGAGCGTGATACCCTGTTATGGGGAGAAGACTACACCCAGAGCCTGGAGCCGCAGGTTCAGTACCTGTATGTCAAAGATGTCGAGCAGCAAGATATCTACTCGGGCTATGACACCACCTTGCTGCAGACCGATTACTACGGCCTGTTCCGCGATCGCCGCTACTCCAGCGTTGATCGGATCGCCGCTGCCAACCAATTTACGGTCGGTGCGACCACCCGCTTCTTTGACAGCGAGTTTATCGAGCGCTTCAACCTGTCGTTCGGCCAGATTTTCTACCTCAACGACTCGGGCCGGAATCTGGACGAAGACGGTGAATCCTCGCCGAACTATTCAGCGTCGGCATTCGAGTCGGACTTCAATTATGAGGACTGGCTGTTCTTCCACGGCAGTCTGCAATATGACGCCAGCGAAGATGTCATGCAGTTTGCCAACGCCGCGGTGGAATACCGCCAGGATGATGTCTTCAGCCAAGTGAACTACCGCTATGTATCGAAAGACTACATCCAGCAGAGCCTGCCGGATAACGATCAGATTGATAACTACACCGAAGAAGGGATCTCACAACTGGGCTTTTCAACCGGATTCCCGGTCTACGGCAGCCTGAGCCTGCGCGGGGATTACTACCACGATTTGACCGAGAACCAAATGCTGGAAGGCCAGATCACCCTGAACTACCGCTCAGCCTGCTGGATGATCAGCCTGGGCTACAACGAGTACATGAAGTCGCGCAGCAACGTCAACACGCAATCTGCTGAGTACGAGCAGAACTTCAGTATCTCTTTCAGCCTGATCGGACTGGCCGGGGCAACACCGGCCAGCTTGTCAAGCGCTGACGGCGGCAATGCCATTGCCTATGGCCGTCCTTTCTACCTCAATAACTGA
- the surA gene encoding peptidylprolyl isomerase SurA translates to MKKWKSSLLGLTLWSLAAGSFAAPQQLDKVVTIVNDSVILQSDVDAMLKTVRMNAAGQNQPLPSDDILVDQIMEKLIIETLQIQQAEQFGIRIDDNRLDQAISQLAAERQMSVAQLRQYLADNGISFAAFREQMRRDLTASEARTIQVRRRINILPQEVELLAEQLNKQNLQDTSYNISHIQLRISEDASAEAREAAQQQARELAQQLKQGADFANLAYRYSKGPKALQGGQWGWMRKEEMPTIFADQLGASGKGAIIGPFRSGVGYHILKVNDVRGLETISVTEINARHILLKTSVILSDEGAKRQLEKARRAIMAGEQSFADAAQALSADPGSAANGGELGWQTPDIYVPAFKDKVETLPVGTISEPFKTVHGWHIVEVLERRDVDRTDAAVKNRAYRILFSRKFNEEAQAWLQELRAGAYIEKPEETNDPS, encoded by the coding sequence ATGAAAAAGTGGAAGTCTTCCCTGCTGGGCCTGACCTTATGGAGCCTGGCTGCTGGCAGCTTTGCTGCCCCGCAACAACTCGACAAAGTGGTCACCATCGTCAATGACAGCGTGATCCTGCAAAGTGATGTTGATGCCATGCTGAAAACCGTGCGGATGAACGCCGCCGGTCAGAACCAGCCGCTCCCCTCGGACGATATCCTGGTCGATCAGATCATGGAAAAACTGATCATCGAGACCCTGCAGATCCAGCAGGCCGAGCAGTTCGGGATCCGCATCGATGACAACCGCTTGGATCAGGCGATCAGCCAGCTGGCCGCAGAGCGCCAGATGTCGGTCGCCCAGCTGCGCCAGTACCTGGCCGACAACGGCATCAGCTTTGCCGCTTTTCGCGAGCAGATGCGCCGCGACCTGACCGCCAGCGAAGCCCGCACCATCCAGGTACGCCGCCGGATCAACATCCTGCCGCAGGAAGTTGAGCTACTGGCCGAGCAGCTGAACAAACAAAACCTGCAGGACACCAGCTACAACATCAGCCACATCCAGCTGCGGATCAGCGAGGATGCCAGCGCCGAGGCCCGGGAAGCCGCTCAGCAGCAAGCCCGTGAGCTGGCGCAGCAACTCAAACAGGGCGCCGACTTTGCCAACCTGGCCTACCGTTACTCCAAAGGACCGAAAGCCCTGCAAGGCGGCCAGTGGGGATGGATGCGCAAAGAAGAGATGCCGACGATTTTCGCCGACCAGCTTGGCGCCAGCGGCAAAGGCGCGATCATCGGCCCGTTCCGCAGCGGCGTGGGTTACCATATTCTCAAGGTCAATGACGTCCGGGGACTGGAGACCATCTCGGTGACGGAAATCAATGCCCGTCATATTCTGCTCAAGACCTCGGTGATTCTGAGCGACGAGGGTGCCAAACGTCAGCTAGAGAAAGCGCGACGTGCTATCATGGCCGGAGAGCAAAGTTTTGCTGATGCGGCCCAGGCCCTGAGTGCAGATCCCGGCTCTGCGGCCAACGGCGGTGAGCTGGGCTGGCAGACCCCGGATATTTACGTCCCGGCCTTCAAGGACAAAGTCGAGACCCTGCCGGTCGGCACCATCAGCGAGCCGTTCAAAACCGTACACGGCTGGCATATTGTTGAGGTGCTGGAGCGTCGCGATGTCGACCGCACCGATGCCGCGGTGAAAAACCGCGCCTATCGCATTCTGTTCAGCCGCAAATTTAACGAAGAAGCCCAGGCGTGGCTGCAGGAGCTGCGCGCCGGGGCTTATATCGAAAAGCCGGAAGAAACCAATGACCCAAGTTAA
- the djlA gene encoding co-chaperone DjlA, which translates to MQVWGKILGAFFGFLLGGPFGLLLGLFLGHKFDKARTNIYSGRGFGGFSAGRANSAERQAEFFYAGFAVMGHLAKSKGRVTQDEIRVASAIMDRMGLHGESRHQAQNAFREGKEEDFPLGEILTKVRMSCAGRADLLQFFLELQIQAAFADGSLHPRERELLHVIARGLGFSAQQLEQRLHMQEAAFRFQQGGFNQQSQQQGGFRQAPTRDQLADAYELLGVSESASAQELKRAYRKQMNEHHPDKLAAKGLPPEMMELAKQKTQELQAAYDLIRKEKGFK; encoded by the coding sequence ATGCAGGTTTGGGGCAAGATTTTAGGCGCATTTTTTGGTTTCCTCCTTGGTGGACCGTTCGGGTTACTGTTAGGCCTCTTTCTCGGCCATAAGTTCGATAAAGCGCGGACAAATATTTATTCTGGCAGGGGTTTTGGCGGTTTCAGTGCCGGCCGCGCCAACAGCGCCGAGCGCCAGGCCGAATTTTTCTACGCCGGCTTTGCGGTGATGGGGCACCTGGCCAAATCCAAAGGGCGGGTGACTCAGGATGAGATCCGGGTCGCCAGTGCCATTATGGATCGGATGGGGCTGCACGGTGAGTCGCGTCACCAGGCGCAGAATGCGTTCCGGGAAGGGAAAGAGGAAGACTTTCCGCTGGGAGAGATCCTGACTAAGGTGCGGATGAGCTGCGCCGGCCGGGCAGATTTATTGCAGTTCTTTCTCGAGCTGCAGATCCAGGCCGCCTTTGCTGACGGTAGCCTGCATCCGCGCGAACGTGAATTGTTGCACGTGATTGCACGCGGCCTGGGCTTTTCGGCCCAGCAACTGGAGCAGCGGCTGCATATGCAGGAAGCTGCGTTTCGTTTCCAGCAGGGCGGTTTCAACCAGCAGTCCCAGCAGCAGGGCGGCTTCCGCCAAGCGCCGACCCGGGATCAGCTGGCCGATGCCTATGAACTACTGGGCGTGTCTGAGTCGGCCTCGGCCCAGGAGCTCAAGCGGGCGTATCGCAAGCAGATGAATGAGCATCACCCGGACAAGCTGGCGGCCAAGGGGCTGCCGCCGGAGATGATGGAGCTGGCGAAGCAAAAAACCCAGGAGCTGCAAGCAGCTTACGATCTGATCCGCAAAGAAAAAGGGTTCAAGTGA